Proteins from a single region of Streptomyces sp. Tu 3180:
- the glpK gene encoding glycerol kinase GlpK has protein sequence MPEFVGAVDQGTTSTRFMVFDHSGNEVAKHQLEHSQILPRSGWVEHDPVEIWERTNTVIQNALRTGGLSATDLVAVGITNQRETTVVWDPRTGRPYYNAIVWQDTRTDSIAAALERDGHGEVIRHKAGLPPATYFSGGKLKWLLENVEGLREAAEAGHALFGNTDAWVLWNLTGGPAGGVHATDVTNASRTMLMNLETLDWDDELLEIFGVPRAMLPAIHPSSDPEAYGRARTSRPLSAAVPVTGVLGDQHAATVGQVCFSPGEAKNTYGTGNFLVLNTGTELVRSQHGLLTTVAYQFAGSPVVYALEGSIAVTGAAVQWLRDQLKIIRSAAESEQLARQVDDNGGMYFVPAFSGLFAPYWRSDARGAMVGLARYNTGAHLARAALEAICYQSRDVVEAMEQDSGVHLDVLKVDGGVTANDLCMQIQADVLGVPVSRPVVAETTALGAAYAAGLATGFWRDTDELRSHWQESKRWNPEWSEEQRRDGYQDWKRAVERTLDWVRVT, from the coding sequence ATGCCCGAATTCGTCGGCGCGGTGGACCAGGGGACCACCAGCACACGCTTCATGGTCTTCGACCACTCCGGGAACGAGGTGGCGAAGCACCAGCTCGAGCACAGCCAGATCCTGCCGCGGTCGGGGTGGGTCGAGCACGACCCGGTGGAGATCTGGGAGCGCACCAACACGGTGATCCAGAACGCCCTGCGCACCGGCGGCCTGTCGGCCACCGACCTGGTGGCCGTCGGCATCACCAACCAGCGCGAGACGACGGTGGTCTGGGACCCGCGCACCGGCCGCCCGTACTACAACGCCATCGTCTGGCAGGACACCCGCACCGACAGCATCGCCGCCGCCCTCGAACGCGACGGCCACGGCGAGGTCATCCGCCACAAGGCCGGACTGCCGCCGGCCACCTACTTCTCCGGCGGCAAGCTCAAGTGGCTGCTGGAGAACGTGGAGGGACTGCGCGAGGCCGCCGAGGCGGGACACGCCCTGTTCGGCAACACGGACGCCTGGGTGCTGTGGAACCTCACCGGCGGGCCGGCCGGCGGGGTGCACGCCACCGACGTGACCAACGCCAGCCGCACCATGCTGATGAACCTGGAGACCCTGGACTGGGACGACGAACTGCTGGAGATCTTCGGCGTCCCGCGGGCGATGCTGCCGGCCATCCACCCCTCGTCCGACCCCGAGGCGTACGGCCGGGCCCGCACCTCCCGGCCGCTGAGCGCCGCCGTCCCGGTCACCGGGGTGCTCGGCGACCAGCACGCGGCGACCGTCGGGCAGGTCTGCTTCTCCCCCGGCGAGGCCAAGAACACCTACGGCACCGGCAACTTCCTGGTGCTGAACACCGGCACCGAACTGGTGCGGTCGCAGCACGGACTGCTGACGACGGTGGCGTACCAGTTCGCGGGCAGTCCCGTGGTCTACGCGCTGGAGGGGTCCATCGCCGTCACCGGCGCGGCCGTGCAGTGGCTGCGCGACCAGCTGAAGATCATCAGGAGCGCCGCGGAGAGCGAGCAACTGGCGCGCCAGGTGGACGACAACGGCGGGATGTACTTCGTGCCGGCCTTCTCCGGTCTGTTCGCCCCGTACTGGCGCTCCGACGCCCGGGGCGCCATGGTGGGCCTGGCCCGCTACAACACCGGCGCCCACCTCGCGCGGGCCGCGCTGGAGGCCATCTGCTACCAGAGCCGCGACGTCGTCGAGGCCATGGAGCAGGACTCGGGCGTGCACCTGGACGTGCTCAAGGTCGACGGCGGCGTGACCGCGAACGACCTGTGCATGCAGATCCAGGCCGACGTGCTGGGGGTGCCGGTCAGCCGTCCCGTGGTCGCCGAGACCACCGCGCTGGGCGCCGCCTACGCCGCCGGGCTCGCCACCGGCTTCTGGCGCGACACCGACGAGCTGCGCTCCCACTGGCAGGAGTCGAAGCGCTGGAACCCGGAATGGAGCGAGGAGCAGCGCCGGGACGGCTACCAGGACTGGAAGCGGGCCGTGGAGCGCACCCTCGACTGGGTCAGGGTCACCTGA